AGTTTTTTTGAAAGTAAGTTCTTTTTCTTCTAAAGCTTCCCGTAGTTTTGGAATAGAGCTCTTACCCATTCCGTGAAGTTTTAAAATTTCCACTTCCGTAAATTCTGATAGTTTTTCTAAAGTTTTTATTCCTGCATTTTCCAAAGCTCGCCTCGCTGGAGCAGCAAGGATTGATAGAAAACCATTCGTCGGTTTTCTGTTCTCTTCGCAAATTGGGCACGTAGGGCAATCCGAACTCTTAAAGTATTGATGTCCTTTTTGACATGTCCTTAAAGTTGCCTTCATTTTTTACTTTTTAGGTTAATGCTCATTTAGAGAATTGGTAAAATTGATATTAAATCGCTAAAACCCAATCGTTAATAATTTTCACCAAAGCCTGTTCTGAACTTTTAATCTCTTGGAAACTTTTGAAAGTGGCAATTGCCCTATCATTTTCTTTCCAAACGAGTAAACCATATTCGTCTGCAATAAGTCTCCCTTCGGGTTGATCAATTTTCTTTGCTCCACGATGAAAAATAAGTTGAACTTGCTTTTTCGGTGGTTGAATACGCATGGTTATTCTATCTTCATTGTCGAAATAATAATTTGGGCCGTTCCATTTTATATTTTCTGCCAAGTTGCTGTTCGCAGTAAGTATAATTTTACGCAATTCTTCAATTTCTATTCTAAATGGATGATTCAACTCGTCCAAAAAGTTAGATACACTTTTGTTTAGATTTACCACTATGTTGTCACTTCATAGAGTGAATACCAATCATGTTTCCTTCAGTATCTGTGGCCAGTACCATGTTTCCGTAGTCGCCAATGGACATTTTGGTTTTAAAAACTTTACCGCCAGCATCCTCCACTCGTGATTCTTCTATGCTACAATCTTCACTCATGAAGTATACAATGGTGCTATTGTTTCCTGCCTTAAAGCCTTCCATTTTGACCAATGTACCAGAAGCACGATTATTGGTTTCCATGTTACTAGGGAAGGCTAACATTTGCATGTCATCATCTATTGGGTTTGGTAATTCAGTAAGTTGAATTTGGAAGACTTTTTCATAAAAGGCTTTGGCTCTTTGGAGGTCGTCAACATAAATTTCAAACCAAACAACTGGATTTTCGAAGTTCATAATTGCATTGTTTTGAGTGACTAAAGATAATTATAATTAAGCTTATTTAAGAAAGTAGCTATCTCTTCCTTTGGAGCAATCGACTTACATCATTAAAATCTAAAGTTCAGAAAATGGGTCACTGCTTAATCCATTTGTTTTGAGGTAGATGTACTTGTGTTCTGCGTCTAGGATAAAGTTAAATCTCTTAAGTAAGTCACCGCCAAGCACGCTCATTTTTTGTCTTCCTACAGAGCCCTCAAAAAAGCCAACAGGTATATTAGTGAATTCGTGTTGACCAATTAGAAAGGAAGGTAATTTCGACTTTTTGACTTTGATAATATTTCCATAAGAGTCCTTAAGTTCTGTTTCTTTTATAACCTCCAATTCTTTTAATTTCTCGTTTGACTGTACAAATGTGTCATCGTACAAAATACTTCCAGAGTAACCAGAATGAATGAGGTAGATATTCCAAATGCTATCTTTTCCTAATATGCTTGTTCCCTGAATGAACATGGAGCCGTTTTGATTTAAAAGTTCTAATTTTTCGTAATTAGCAGCTTTTGTAGGTAAAGAATTATAAATCTTAATTACCTTTTGGTCAAAATCTACCTCTATTGATTTACCTTCAAATAGACTAGGACCAAACTTGCCTACGGACATTCTCCCAGACTGTTCGCATTCCCAAATCGGAATATTGCTTTGGCTAAAATCGCCAATTGCCAAGTCATTTTTATTACTTCTCCGCGAAGTGCTTTCGCCACCCCAGCTGCTTACGGTATCTTGTTCATTCCAGCTGATAGAAGCTAAGTCTTTTGTTACATCTTTAATCAAACTAACATCGCTAACAGCAGTATGAAACATCAAAGCAAGGGTGTCTTTTTGATTCAAAACAACATCAACTAGGATATTATTATAGGTTGTTAATTCAAAAGGAATTGTTTCAATAACGTCATTTTTTTGAGCCATCGAAACTTGTGAAATTGATAATAGAAGTACAGTAATTATGAGCTTGTTCATAAATCTAAATTTTAAATTACTTGGGCCAATCCCATTTTAAGAGGTCATCGCTCCATGCAATACCTATTGATGCATTTTTGTCAAAATCGCCTTCGGTTTCGGTTTTAGGGCCAGAACCATGAAAAAACATGATATACTTTTTCTCTTCTTTTGATTTTAAAACGGTTCCGGCGGAAATTCTGCCTTTCGCCCAATCCCATTCAGATTGACCAAGTGTGATTATGTTTCCCCAGTCATTCCAATTTTGAAGATCTGCTGATCGTTTGATTGCAATTCCATTATGTGGAGAATGAATTAAGATGTATTCTCCTTTTTCATTCAACACAGATACATTTTCTCCTGATTTTGTGTTTCCGTGAAATGTCCAATTTTTCATATCATAGCTATAGGACATACTGACACCTTTTTGCTTGTAAAAACACCAGAATTTACCTTTTTCATCTTTGTCTTCAAGTAGATATGGGTCTATCATTCTTCCCATATCGGTAACATCTATGTCTGCTCCCTTTACCTTTATTAATTCTGGTTTTCCCCAGTTATTAAGATCCTTACTTCTCATAATGAATAAGCGAGCATCCTTTGATCCGTATCGAACTTCTTGCTCTACGGTATGGTTGGGGCGAGGGTAAGTTTGTAGGCATAAAATCCACTCATCGTTGAACTTGATTACATTGCCAGGACTCGAGTAATCCAATGTTTGATCTTTAGGCGTGAGGATTTTGGGAGTACTCCAGTTTTTTAAATCCGAAGACTGACTCTGAGCTGTATACGAATATATTTTTCCTTCTTCAGTTTTAACTAATGTGAAAAATAGGTAGTAAACATTTTCATGATATAATATAGCTGGATCGCGATAGGCTGTGGTATCATTGCCCTTAAAGATGATAGGTGAATCTAATTTGATAAGAAGCTTGGTTTGTCCAACAGCAAAACAGTAAGAAATACAAAAGAATAAAATTAAGTAATGTTTAAAGTGCTTATTCATGGATGTTTTGAGTCTTTTTATGGCCTTGTCTTATAAGGCAAATTAATGCTCAGCTATCAATTAGAAATTGAAAAGCATATCTCATTATATATGATGTTAAAAAGACATATAAGAGTTTTATGAAATTATCTTCGCTAAAGATAGTTTTTGTTTGTTTATAAATAGAATATCCGCAGCAAAAGGACTTGCTGAATAGGTAGTTTTTATGCAGACCAGCAGATTTTATAATTTGAAGTTATGTATTGAACCATCTTCACTTAACGCAAAGCATTTCAAATTCTACTTCCAAGGACCACTTTTTGTGACATTAATAAATCCAGTGCCATTAAACCTAAAGAGTCCACCTCCTCCGCCAACCCATAACCTACCTTTCGTATCTTCAAAAACGGTTTGAACTGCTCTTACGCCTAGTCCTTCATTTTTACTGTAATTTGTAAACGTTTTTCCATTATAGCGATAGACGCCAAAGCCTTCGGAGCTCAGCCAGATATCACCTGATTTGTCTTCGTACACAAGGCAAACTTCATTATTGCCAATGACATCGTTTTCGGTATAGTTTGTAAAACTTTTACCATCGTACCGGCTTGCACCTCCGTTTCTTGTTCCAAACCAGATATTACCTTTTTTGTCTTCTAAAATTGTATCTACATAATTATCTGTCAGGCCATTTTTGGTAGTGAAATGCATAAATGTTTTCCCGTTGAATTAAATTGCTCCATTGCCACTCGTTCCAAACCAAAGGTTTCCTGCCTTATCTTCCGAGATAGACCATACCGTTACGCCTGTTAATAAATTAGTGGCCGTTGCATCTTTTGCGTATGGCAGTTCAAAGGACTCCCATTTATTGCCATTATATCGAAATACACCATTGCCCGCACCAGCCCATACATAGCGTTTACTATCTGAGAATATGCTCCAAAAGTGATTGTTGTTAAAATATTCTTTACTCGTGAAGTTAGTAAATGATTTGGTTCCATTACTATTCACCGACCAGTCGTATTTAACAACTCCTTGATTTGTGGCAAACCAAATGTTTCTTTCTGCATCTTCAGTCATGCCTGTAATTTGTTGCCCACCAAACCCTTCTTCATTTGAGAAGTAAGTTATGCTATCATCATTAAAATGAGCAACGCCTTTACCGTTTGTTCCGAACCACAGATTTTCATTTTTATCCTCATGAATATTTCGGATGTACGTTGCGATTTGATTGTCAACTAGCTTTTCTGCGTTAAAAAACTGCTGGTGACTTATCTGCTTTTCAGCGGAAGATTTAGTATGCTCTTGAGCACTGCAAGAGGTGTTTAAAGTCAAAAGTGTCAAGAGTATAAGAGAGAGTAAATGAGTGATATTCATTTGTGATGAAGGTTTTTACAATGGTAATGAGAAGTATCTATAAGTAGACTAATCAAATGTAAAAAGTTGTAAATCAAATATAAAGAATGATGTAAAGTACTTTTTTTGATGTTTTTCCTATGTCCAAAATGAACAAGGAAGTCGCGAGCATATATGAAAAAATAAAGTTTTCGATGTGTAAATTAGTGACAGATGGATTTTTATGCTTTAAGATTAAAAGCTTGGGCTAGCAATAGGGGCGAAGCTTCATATATTATTACTATTTTAGGAACATCAATTTGTTTTTAAATCAACGAGCCAAATTTTTATGACTTACATAAGGTCCTTATTACTTGTCACTAACTTATTTTTCTTTTCTCCTTTCTTGTACGCACAGTCAACTCTCAACTTGGCGGACATTTACAGCAATAATACTTACAGTGCCGAGGGTTATGGGCCGGTAAGATGGATGGAGGATAATGAAGGCTATTCAACACTTGAAAGAAATGAAACCGTAGGGGGTGTGGATATCGTTAGGTATGAAGCACTTTCGGGTAAAAGGTCCTTGATCGTTTCTGCTAGTAAATTAATTCCTAATGGGCAGTCGGATCCGCTTTCGATACAGGATTACGAGTGGTCAGTAGACAATTCAAAGCTGCTCATTTTTACAAATACTAGAAAAGTTTGGCGTTACCATACCCGTGGAGACTATTGGGTGCTGGATCTCAAATCAGGAGTGTTAACTCAGCTTGGGAATTCTGTGAAACGTACAACCATGATGTTCGCAAAGTTTTCACCTAAAGCAGACAGGGTAGCTTATGTGAGTGAGAATAACATTTATGTTGAAAATATAGCTTCTGGAAAAATCACTCAAGTTACTAAGGATGGAAGCGAGTCGATAGTGAATGGAACATTTGATTGGGTATATGAAGAAGAGTTAAGTTGTAGAGATGGGTTCCGATGGAGCCCAGATGGTTCTACAATCGCGTATTGGCAATCGGATACGAAAAACATAGGAACGTTTTACATGATAAATAATGTGGATTCGCTTTATTCTAAGCCCATTCCACTACCATACCCCAAAGTAGGAACCCCCAATTCAAGTGTTAAGGTCGGTGTTGTTTCAGTAAGTGGTGGACAAAGTAAATGGTTTGATGTTCCCGGAGATCCAATAAATAATTACCTCGCAAGAATGGACTTTATTCCAAACTCCAATGAAGTAATGATTCAGCAACTCAATAGAAAGCAAAATCAAAATACTGTCTGGATTGGTGATGCCAGTTCCATGAAACTGAAAGAGCTATTCATTGATCGTGACGAGGCTTTTCTTGATATCCATGACAATATCATGTGGTTAGAAAATGAAAAATATTTCACTTGGACCAGTGAAAAAGACGGTTGGTTAAATCTATATCGTGTTTCTAGAGATGGTAAGGAATTTACAACCATTACAAAAGGCAGTATTGATGTTGTTCAAATTAACTGTATTGACCCCCAAAGTGGCTATGTATATTATATCGCTTCTCCAGAAAACTATACGCAACGCTATTTGTATAGAAGTAAATTAGATGGAAGTACCATGCCCGAAAAGGTAAGTCCTAATAATCAGCCGGGGCAACATGCTTATCAGATTTCGGCTGATGCAAAATATGCCATTCATACTTTTCAAAATACAACAACACCGCCTATAATTTCATTGATCAACTTGCAATCTCACAGGCCAATTAGGGTTTTGGCAGATAACAAAAAGCTTGCAGATAAAGTGGGTGCATTGAAACTGAATAGCAAAGAATTTATCAAGCTAGATATTGGAGAAGTTGTGCTAGATGCTTGGATGATAAAACCTGCGAATTTTGATAAGAATAAAAAGTACCCCCTCATTTTTTACATTTATGGTGAGCCTGCGGGAGCTACCGTGCAAGATTCGTGGCAAGGTGGAGATTTGTGGCATCAGTACCTTTCTCAGCAAGGTTTCATTGTTGTGAGTATTGACAATAGAGGAACCAAAACACCAAGAGGTAGAGATTTTAGAAAGTCTATTTATGGACAAATCGGCATTTTGGCGGCTAATGACCAAGCTGCTGCCGCAAAAGTTCTTTTTAGTACTTATGACTTTATTGATACCGAGCGAATTGGTATGTGGGGCTGGAGCGGTGGAGGTCAGATGACAATGAATTGCCTTTTCCGTTATCCAGAAATTTACAAAGCAGGGCTCGCAGTTTCTTTTGTATCCGATCAGAGGCTTTATGATAATATTTATCAGGAACGTTATATGGGGCTTTTGGAAGAAAATGAAGCCAATTACATTGAAGGTTCGCCAATTACGCACGCTCACAAATTGGAAGGCGATTTAATGATTATTCATGGTACGGCAGATGATAATGTTCATTATCAAAGTTTCGAAAGGCTTGCTAACGAGCTTATCAAGCACAATAAAATGTTTGATATGTTATCTTATCCCATGAGGTCGCATAGTATTCACGAAAGGGAAAATACTTCTTACCACTTACGACAAAGTATGATGAGGTATTGGGACCGGGTACTGAAGTAATATAATCACTAAGTCCGCAAGAATAATTGATCATTCTTGCTTTTTACAATGTGGTTTAACTAAAACCGAATATTCCTCTAAAACTACTCTAAGCATGAGATTTATACTTTTGATCATTCTTTTAAATACCATTACTGATCTCAACGCTCAAGTCGGGAAAGGACATAAGATGGCAGAAGAGATAGACAATAAAACCTTCGATCCTGCAAGTGTACTTTGGTATGATAAACCCGCCGCTGTTTGGGAGGATGCATTGCCCATTGGGAATGGTCGCTTGGGTGCTATGGTGTTTGGTGGAGTAAAAGAAGAGAGAATCCAACTCAATGAAGAAACCTACTGGAGTGGTGGTCCATACAGTACAGTGGTAAAAGGTGGGCACGAAGCACTCCCAGAGGTTCAGAAGTTGATTTTTGAAGGAAAGCCTATTGAAGCTCATAAATTGTTTGGTCGTAAACTCATGGGCTATCCTGTGGAGCAGCAGAAATATCAGTCTTTGGCAAACTTGCATTTATTCTATAAAAACGAGGCGGAGGATGCTCAACAATACAAGAGGTGGCTAGACCTAGGAAACGGTATTTCTGGAGTAACCTATGAGATTGAAGGTGTGAAGTACATTAGAGAAGTTTTTGCTTCTGCAGTTGACCAAAACATCGTTATAAGACTAACTGCTAGTGAGAAGGGAAAAATTAATTTTGAAACAGAATTGAGAGGAGTGCGAAACAGTGCACATTCCAATTACGCAACCGACTATTTCAGAATGGATGCCGAAGGAAATGATGAATTGATATTGAGAGGGAAGTCTGCGGACTATCTTGGTATAGACGGGAAGTTACGATTTGAAGCGAGGTTAAAAGTAAAGTCTGAAGGCGGGAATACGACAATAAAAGGCACAAGAGTTAAAGTTGAAAATGCAAATTCAGTTACGCTTTATTTTGTAGCTGCAACCAATTTTGTGAATTATAAAGATGTAAGTGGTGATGAGAAACTTAAAGTGAAAAATGGGCTAGATGTTATAAGTCGCAAGAGCTATGAAAATATCAAAAAAGATGCTGTAAACGACTATAAGCAGTTTTTTGAAAGGGTAAGGTTAGACTTGCCGGTTACAAAAAACTCATATTTGCCAACTGACGAAAGGTTAAAAGAGTTAAAGACTTCCTCAGATCCTCAATTGGCCTCGTTGATCTATCAATTTGGTAGGTATTTGCTCATCTCTTCTAGTAGAGTGGGTACGCAGCCTACAAACCTTCAAGGTATTTGGAATGAAGACATGAACCCTAGCTGGGATTCTAAATACACGACCAATATTAATACAGAAATGAATTATTGGGGAGTGGAATCTGCAAACCTATCTGAGCTATCGGAGCCACTTTTTACTATGATTAAGGAGCTCACTGTTCAAGGAAGTCAGGTTGCTAAGGAGCATTATGGTGCATCGGGTTGGGTATTTCATCAAAACACAGATTTATGGAGAGTAGCGGCACCAATGGATGGTCCTACTTGGGGGACATTTACAGTAGGTGGGGCATGGTTGGTAACTCACATGTGGGAGCATTATCTATATTCCAAAGATGAGGCTTTTTTGAAAGAAATGTATCCTGTGCTCAAGGGTTCGGTTGATTTCTTTATGGACTTTTTGGTTCAACATCCCAACGGAAAATGGTTAGTAACTAATCCATCTAACTCGCCCGAGAATCCTCCTAAGGGTCCAGGATATGAGTATTTCTATGATGAAGTTACGGGAATGTATTATTTCACAACCATAGCAGCTGGTGCAACAATGGATATGCAAATTTTGAAGGATTTGTTTAGCTATTACATCAGTGCTGCTGATTTGCTAAAAAAGGATAAAGATTTTGCGGAAAGGGTAAAAATTGCAAGAAATAAGCTTGTTCCATCGCAAATTGGAAAAGATGGAAGCCTTCAAGAATGGGCAGATGATTTGGAGCAATTGGAAGATAAACACAGGCACTTTTCGCATATGTATGGTTTGTATCCTGGCAATGTTTTGTCCGCCAAGCATACCCCCGAATTGGTTGATGGCATCAAGTCGGTTTTGGAACAAAGAGGAGATGGCGGAACTGGTTTTTCAAGAGCTTGGAAAACGGCCTTGTGGGCAAGATTATCAGACGGTGAGCGAGCACATAAGATTTATAAAGGTTACCTAGAGGAGCAGTGTTATATGTCACTTTTTGCCAAATGCTTCACGCCATTACAAGTTGACGGTTCCTTGGGAATGACTGCTGCGATTACAGAAATGCTGGTTCAATCGCACGAAGAGGTAATTGATTTATTACCCGCACTTCCGGCCGAGTGGGAGGAGGGTTCATTTAAAGGCGTAAGAGTAAGAGGAGGTTTTAAGCTCGACTATACTTGGGATGCAGGAAAGGTTAAAAAAGTTACAGTGAACTCTAAGGCTGGTTCTGTGTGTAGAATAAAAACTGGAACAGGGTTAACCCCGACAATTAACGGTAAAAAGGTTTCATTCCTAAACACCGAAGATGGAGTTATTCAGTTCAATACGATAAAAGGTGGAGTTTATGTTTTTCAATAAGGTGACCTCTATCTTTTACGAAAGTAAGATTTCTCAAAACGTACTTTTATGTCGATTAGGCTTACGTAATGAAATTAATGCAAACAATTGATCGCTCGAATACTCCGAACATTAAACCATGAAAAACTACTTTATAATCACCTTTTTCCTTGCATTTTTCTGTGCGAAAGCCCAACAGGCTCCTAATATCGTATTCTTTATTGGAGATGATATAGGTTGGAACGATTTCGGTTGCTATGGAAATGAAGCGGTATCAACTCCAAATATCGATAATATGGCAAAAAAAGGAATTCGGTTTCAAAATGTATTCCTCACCGCAAGCTCATGTAGCCCAAGTCGTATTAGTATTTTGAATGGAAGGTACCCGCATAATACTGGAGCAGCAGAATTGCATATGCCTATTTCTAGTGAATTGCCAAATCTCGCAGGTGAGCTCAAAAAAGCAGGGTATTACACGGTATCGGCGGGGAAATGGCATCAAGGGCCGGCTATGGCAGACAGTTTTGATAAGGTTTATTCACGCCAAGGTGGAGAGGATGGAAATGGGGATGGTGGCGAAAATAACTGGGTCCGTTCCATTGCCGAAAGGCCAAAAAAGAAACCTTTCTTTATGTGGTTTGCATCGCATGATGCTCATAGGGTATGGGGTAATAATGATTATTCAGGAACCAATGAATGGGAGGGGGTAAAGGTGCCGCCTTTTATGGTTGATAGTAAGCCTACCAAAGTAGACTTTGCTCAATATCATGACGAAATTACTCGTTTTGATGCTTTTATTGGTAAAGTAGAAAAGCAGTTGGAGAAAGAAGGCTTGCTGGAGAAAACAATTATTATCATCATGGCGGATAATGGACGACCATTTCCTAGGTGTAAAACTCGCTTGTATGACGACGGAATAAAAACGCCATTCATCGTGCGGTGGGATGGGAAAATATCAACAAATAAAGTTTCCAAAAGTATGATTAGCTCCATTGATATAGCACCTACATTGTTAGAGTGTGCCAAAGTAGCAATTCCCGAAAATGTTCAAGGAAAGTCATTTGCTTCAGTATTATCAAAACCAGCATCTACGTTTCGCAATTTCGCCTTTGCGGAGCATAATTGGCATGATTACGAAGCTTACGAACGAATGGTAAGGACCGAAGATTTCCTTTATATTTATAATGGACGTCCGCAGTTTCCACAGTCTACCTCTGGAGATAACCATAGAGACTCTTCCTTCCAAGAATTGGTAAAGGTTTGGAAAAAGGTGATTTGACAAGCCTTCAGTTAGATAATTTCAAAGCACCTAGGAATTTTGAGGAGCTTTATGATTTAAAAAATGATCCTTCGCAGTTGTATGATGTGTCTCGCAAACCTGAGTTTCAGGATCAATTAGCTGAATTGCGAGCTGTTCTAAAGCAATGGCAATCTGACACAGGAGACAATGAGCCACAGAAGCTTACACCGAGTAATCATGACTGGCTCATGGGCTATATGAACAATCAAAACTTACAAAGAGGTGAAATGCCAGGGGCTAAGACCAATGCACATTTGAACAATAATTCTGGGGCTTTTTAGGAAAATAATCTAAATCAAATTCTAAAGTATAAAGGGACAGAACGTGATAATTCTTACAAATTTTAAAGCTTTTTGCTTTAAAGGGTGTTATCGAGTTTTAATTGTCCAGCCAATTACCCGTTTCAGTTCTCAACTATTAGGAAAATAGCCCAGCTAACTATTGGTGAAAGAGAGAGTTAGGTCGCTTGTATTGATTTTTGATAAAACCGCCTTCTAACTCTTATTTCATTTCATTATTTGCGAGGTTCATTAGTCTATCAAATTCGTTAGTAATAGTTGAAGCGGAAACACCTTCCTTAAACTCATTAACAAGCTGATGTCGTGGGTCATTGGGCTGCAAACGCCACATTAGTGTACCATCTTCAAAAATATGGTTATAACCTTGAGTGTGTAGCTTGAAAAATTCATTGTACCCTCTTACAGCAACATATACAGCTATTAAATCAGCACTATGGTGCCAGTCTCTGTTCCAGCCTTCCAGAAAAATGTTATACGACCTAGCCACTAGGTCAGTTTTAGACTTGTGATTAAACGAGGGACTTCCAGTTTTAATAAGGTCAGCAAACTCACCACCACCTGTAAACGTAATAAGCGTGGGCCACATTTTGCTCACTTTCACAATGGCATCAGGATCGGGCTTAAAATTACCCCACCTGCCAATGTCCTGAGAATAAGGATATCTACCACCCATACACACCAAGTGTTTTACCTTTTGTCTTACCAGTTCCACGCCATTTAGTGGACTTATATTGTCAGGTGGGCTGTTAAGAAGATTTGATAAATTCGACAAATACCCTACGGTAACGATCACAACACTTGTGTCCGATTGGCTACACAAAATTTGGCGATAAAGTGTTACAGCATCTGGTGCATTTTCCCCTAAGCCAATGTCTTGTGGGAACTCCTCCGATATAATTTTTGCGTACTTAGAGTTTCTATAAACCCCATGCGTTTTAACAGCACCAATAGGAATATTTGGTTTATTGAAATAGGTATTAATAGCATCGACAGTAGGCACGGCCCAAGGGTTTAAGCTACAAACCATGGTGGCTAGAATTTCAGCTTCGCCATTCGCAGCAAGTCCATGCAATAATGCGAGTGCTCCTACATCGTCCACATCTGATTCCATATCGGTATCAAATATAATTTTTACTTTTTGTGCGGAACTGGAATAAATGCCTAATAATAAGGCGATAAAAACAGAAAAGTATATATTTTTTATTGTCATGGTTTCCTATTTCACGGCCTAAATGAAACGATAAATTGTCTTGTTTCAACGTTTCGTTATACTTGATTTGGAGTTTAAATCTTCAAAGTAAAATACAAGTAGTTTTCGCTTATCAAAGACAAGATTTAACTCTCATACATTTACATACAAATGTTGCGAAAATGTCAGTTTAAGCGAAGAAGGTTATTTTAAGTTTGAGCAAAGATTATTATTTTCATTTCGAGCGAAGGCGAGAATAGTCTCTTGCTATCAAAATCTTACAAATTATAAAGTAGTGGAAGTTGGAGGAAATTGTTAATTACATCTACCTCTATTTTACAATTGAATAATCATTCTTTTTTCTCGCTACTCGATTGATAACAAAGATTTTAATGACTTTATATTATAACGCTTTGTTCATTTACACTTTTAAAGTCTTGTATTTTTTCGTTTCAACCCTTTTACGATCTCAAACCAAATCACAGATACAAAACCGATTGAAATACTTATTGCTATCTGAAGTAAATTCAATGTTTCGAACTCGAAAAAAGAGGTTAGCGGTGGAACAAAAAGTATGAGTCCGACCAATGCCATGGTGATAAGTATGATAAATAATACGAGGTTATTTTTATATTTCAGAGTTGTGAAAATGGAGTAATAAAAGGAGCGATTGATAAGCGTGAGAAAAATATTTGCAGCTATCAAAACCGTAAAAGTCATGGTTCTTGTGAGTGCTTCATTATAGCCATTGCTCACTGAATATTGGTAAACCAGTAAGGTTCCTGCTGTAATGGCCAGACCTTGTATTACACTGATAGAGAGTTCTTCCCAGTTGAAAAAGGTTGAACTCAGTGCTTTGGGTTTTTGAATCATGGTGTTCTTTTCCATGGGTTCATTTTCGTAAATAATAGAGCAAGTAGGGCCCATGATTATCTCCAAGAAAATGATATGAATTGGCGAGAAAATATTGGGGTATATCCAACCTAAAGCCAATGGAATAAATACTGTGAGAATAATGGGAATATGAATGGAAATAATGTACTGGATGGCCTTTTTGAGGTTTGTGTAGATTTTTCGGCCCATGGCAACTGCGTTCACCATTTTGGATAAATCATCTTCCAATAAGATCAAAGAGGCGGCTTGTTTTGCTATTTCGGTTCCTTTCTTGCCCATTGCAATACCTATGTGAGCAGCTTTGAGTGCGGGACCATCATTTACACCATCGCCCGTCATGGCAACAATTTGATTATTGGCTTTTAGGGCATTGATGATTTTTAGCTTAGCCTCAGGAAACATTCGTGTAAAAATGACCGTTTCCATCACTTTGGTGTGTAACTCTACTTCTTGGAGTTGCATGAGTTCATCACCCGAAATGGTCTTTTCGTGGCCTCTAAAACCTATTTGCTTGGCAATAGCACCGGTGGTTGCGGCATTGTCTCCTGTGATAATCTTGACTTCAATTCCGGCGGAATAAAAGTCTTCTAGCACTTTTCCAATGTTCTTTTTGGGAGGGTCGTAGAAGGCCACGATTCCTTTAAACACAAATGGTAGGTCTTGTTGA
This portion of the Spirosomataceae bacterium TFI 002 genome encodes:
- a CDS encoding RNA polymerase, alpha chain C terminal domain, which codes for MKATLRTCQKGHQYFKSSDCPTCPICEENRKPTNGFLSILAAPARRALENAGIKTLEKLSEFTEVEILKLHGMGKSSIPKLREALEEKELTFKKT
- a CDS encoding protein of unknown function (DU1801) (manually curated), with the protein product MVNLNKSVSNFLDELNHPFRIEIEELRKIILTANSNLAENIKWNGPNYYFDNEDRITMRIQPPKKQVQLIFHRGAKKIDQPEGRLIADEYGLLVWKENDRAIATFKSFQEIKSSEQALVKIINDWVLAI
- a CDS encoding dipeptidyl-peptidase-4, coding for MTYIRSLLLVTNLFFFSPFLYAQSTLNLADIYSNNTYSAEGYGPVRWMEDNEGYSTLERNETVGGVDIVRYEALSGKRSLIVSASKLIPNGQSDPLSIQDYEWSVDNSKLLIFTNTRKVWRYHTRGDYWVLDLKSGVLTQLGNSVKRTTMMFAKFSPKADRVAYVSENNIYVENIASGKITQVTKDGSESIVNGTFDWVYEEELSCRDGFRWSPDGSTIAYWQSDTKNIGTFYMINNVDSLYSKPIPLPYPKVGTPNSSVKVGVVSVSGGQSKWFDVPGDPINNYLARMDFIPNSNEVMIQQLNRKQNQNTVWIGDASSMKLKELFIDRDEAFLDIHDNIMWLENEKYFTWTSEKDGWLNLYRVSRDGKEFTTITKGSIDVVQINCIDPQSGYVYYIASPENYTQRYLYRSKLDGSTMPEKVSPNNQPGQHAYQISADAKYAIHTFQNTTTPPIISLINLQSHRPIRVLADNKKLADKVGALKLNSKEFIKLDIGEVVLDAWMIKPANFDKNKKYPLIFYIYGEPAGATVQDSWQGGDLWHQYLSQQGFIVVSIDNRGTKTPRGRDFRKSIYGQIGILAANDQAAAAKVLFSTYDFIDTERIGMWGWSGGGQMTMNCLFRYPEIYKAGLAVSFVSDQRLYDNIYQERYMGLLEENEANYIEGSPITHAHKLEGDLMIIHGTADDNVHYQSFERLANELIKHNKMFDMLSYPMRSHSIHERENTSYHLRQSMMRYWDRVLK
- a CDS encoding alpha-L-fucosidase 2, yielding MRFILLIILLNTITDLNAQVGKGHKMAEEIDNKTFDPASVLWYDKPAAVWEDALPIGNGRLGAMVFGGVKEERIQLNEETYWSGGPYSTVVKGGHEALPEVQKLIFEGKPIEAHKLFGRKLMGYPVEQQKYQSLANLHLFYKNEAEDAQQYKRWLDLGNGISGVTYEIEGVKYIREVFASAVDQNIVIRLTASEKGKINFETELRGVRNSAHSNYATDYFRMDAEGNDELILRGKSADYLGIDGKLRFEARLKVKSEGGNTTIKGTRVKVENANSVTLYFVAATNFVNYKDVSGDEKLKVKNGLDVISRKSYENIKKDAVNDYKQFFERVRLDLPVTKNSYLPTDERLKELKTSSDPQLASLIYQFGRYLLISSSRVGTQPTNLQGIWNEDMNPSWDSKYTTNINTEMNYWGVESANLSELSEPLFTMIKELTVQGSQVAKEHYGASGWVFHQNTDLWRVAAPMDGPTWGTFTVGGAWLVTHMWEHYLYSKDEAFLKEMYPVLKGSVDFFMDFLVQHPNGKWLVTNPSNSPENPPKGPGYEYFYDEVTGMYYFTTIAAGATMDMQILKDLFSYYISAADLLKKDKDFAERVKIARNKLVPSQIGKDGSLQEWADDLEQLEDKHRHFSHMYGLYPGNVLSAKHTPELVDGIKSVLEQRGDGGTGFSRAWKTALWARLSDGERAHKIYKGYLEEQCYMSLFAKCFTPLQVDGSLGMTAAITEMLVQSHEEVIDLLPALPAEWEEGSFKGVRVRGGFKLDYTWDAGKVKKVTVNSKAGSVCRIKTGTGLTPTINGKKVSFLNTEDGVIQFNTIKGGVYVFQ